A single Deinococcus sedimenti DNA region contains:
- a CDS encoding NADH-dependent flavin oxidoreductase, which yields MSDLTPLFEPYTFRSGVQVRNRLALAPMTTTSANPDDSVSAAELDYVARRSGGVGLAITAVAYVTPGGKGFPGQFGAEHDGRLDSLRALATRIRSGGAHAVLQIFHAGHNSPPELVGGDVTSASDVPSPQPGRTHVPVRALSRDEVRGVIADFGRATRRAIDAGFDGVEIHGANGYLIQQFVSAHSNRRDDEWGGTPEKRLAFPLAVIEEVQRVAAQATTPFLIGYRFSPEEPHEQGLTMHDTFALLDALRERNLDYVHVSLQDYAGSPRRGGDPDRSRLQQIAERLGDTPLIGVGNIWTPQDAARALELGATFVALGRALLLEPEWVQKVQAGRTDLRGTFSPADREALTLPEPMWGLLTNVMLKDRLTPDLVSS from the coding sequence ATGTCCGACCTCACTCCCCTCTTCGAGCCCTACACCTTCCGCAGCGGCGTGCAGGTCCGCAACCGCCTCGCCCTGGCCCCCATGACCACCACCTCCGCCAATCCGGACGACAGTGTCTCGGCTGCGGAACTCGATTACGTCGCCCGCCGCTCCGGCGGCGTGGGCCTGGCCATCACGGCCGTCGCGTACGTCACGCCCGGCGGCAAGGGCTTCCCCGGCCAGTTCGGCGCCGAGCACGACGGCCGCCTGGACAGCCTCCGGGCCCTGGCCACCCGCATCCGGTCCGGCGGGGCCCACGCCGTCCTGCAGATCTTCCACGCCGGCCACAACTCGCCCCCCGAACTCGTCGGCGGGGACGTCACCTCCGCCAGCGACGTGCCCTCCCCCCAGCCCGGCCGCACGCACGTACCCGTCCGCGCCCTGAGCCGCGACGAGGTGCGCGGCGTCATCGCCGACTTCGGCCGCGCCACCCGCCGCGCCATCGACGCCGGATTCGACGGCGTCGAGATCCACGGCGCGAACGGCTACCTGATCCAGCAGTTCGTCTCCGCGCACAGCAACCGCCGCGACGACGAGTGGGGGGGCACGCCCGAGAAACGCCTCGCGTTCCCCCTGGCCGTCATCGAGGAAGTGCAGCGCGTCGCGGCGCAGGCCACCACGCCCTTCCTGATCGGCTACCGCTTCTCCCCTGAGGAACCGCACGAGCAGGGCCTCACCATGCACGACACCTTCGCGCTGTTGGACGCCCTGCGCGAGCGGAATCTCGACTACGTCCACGTGTCCCTGCAGGATTACGCGGGCAGCCCCCGCCGCGGCGGAGATCCTGACCGCAGCCGCCTCCAGCAGATTGCCGAGCGCCTCGGCGACACGCCCCTGATCGGCGTGGGAAACATCTGGACGCCGCAGGACGCCGCCCGCGCCCTCGAACTCGGCGCCACCTTCGTCGCCCTGGGCCGCGCCCTGCTGCTCGAACCCGAATGGGTGCAGAAAGTCCAGGCCGGGCGCACTGACCTGCGCGGCACCTTCAGCCCGGCCGACCGCGAGGCCCTGACGCTGCCGGAACCCATGTGGGGCCTGCTGACGAACGTCATGCTCAAAGATCGCCTCACGCCCGACCTCGTGTCCAGCTGA